Within the Bacteroidales bacterium genome, the region CTTGAATGGGATATTTTTAAACTCGAAATAGTTGATATGGACGGAGCAAGAATAGATAAAGTTTCTGTATCAAAACTATCAAATACAAAAGGGAAAGAGGATTAACCTCACAAAACATTAATCCCCTAATCTCATTTTTTAATGTAAAATTTGAAATATCATTGTAATATTGAACCTCAAAAAAAGGTTTAGATAATTCTTTTCCTAAAAAAGATATTTCAAGATAAGATTTTTACTCAAAATTTCATAACTTTGTAACGTTGCAAATAGCAACAGACATATATTAGGAAGCGTTTAGCTTTATTCCTTACCGATGAATCTGGACAATTCGTCACGTTATAACAGGAATTTAGAAACGTCTCCCTTTGGTGTGTTATATGTGTATTTAACATATAAATCCAAAGGTGTGGGCTGTTTTTCTATATCTGTTATAAGGGCAGTCCAGAGCCTATCGGTAGAATATAGATAAAGTAGGCTCACACTTTCTGTATATGGTACAAATACCTTTTTTATATCTCAAGAGCCTACGAGATAATAGAAATTATATGAAAATATTTAAATTAATATTCAATGTAAATTGGATAAAAAGTATATTCTTTAATTTTAGATATTTAAAACTCTCGCAGGCTATAAAACTTCCAATACTTATTTTCAATAATACGCTACTATATAAAGTTAAAGGTAAGATTATAATTAATGCTCCCATAGAGACAGGATTAGTAAAGATAGGACCTCACAATGTTGGAACGAAAGATGTAAAATCTGCCAGAACAATATGGGAATGCTACGGAAACTTAGTCATTAATGGCAAAACTACAATTGGGTCAGGCAGTAGTATATCAATAGGAAAAAATGCAATACTTACTTTTGGTAAAGATTTTTCTATTACCGGGAACTCATCAATTATATGTCAAAAGGAGATAACATTTGGGGATAATTGCCTACTATCTTGGGATATACAAATATTAGACTCCGATTTTCATAAAATATATAATATAGAAGGTAAACATATAAACAAACCTAAACCAATAGTAATAGGGAATAAATGTTGGATAGGAGCAAGATGTACCATTTTAAAAGGAGTAAATATTAATGATAATACTATCATTGCCGCAAATTCAACAATTACAAAGAGTTTTGAAGAAAAGAATATCATAATTGGGAACAACAATGATACCCGTATAATAAAGAAGAGGATTAGATGGGAGATATAACACCCTACATAAAACAAAAAAGAGGCACTTTCACAAGTGTCTCTTTTTTGCTCTTCAGGTTGGACTTGAACCAACGACCCTCTGATTAACAGTCAGATGCTCTAACCGACTGAGCTACTGAAGAATAAATATATTAGGTAGTTATGAAAACGCTCTTCAGGTTGGACTTGAACCAACGACCCTCTGATTAACAGTCAGATGCTCTAACCGACTGAGCTACTGAAGAAGACTTTACGCACTCCTCACTTGGAAATGCGGTGCAAAAGTAAGTCCATTTTTTGGATTATGCAACAAATAAGGCATTTTTTTTAATATTGAGTGGTAAAAAAAGATAAAATAGAAGATATTTGTAACATTCTTAATTGTTTTTAAGTTGCAGATACCATAAAAGATAATTAACTTCGCATCTATAAACATCATATATTATGAAACAGATATTTAAACACCTAACCATAATTGCAATAACACTAATATTCTCATATAGTGCATACTCTCAAAAGCAGAATTTTGAGTTAATAAAAAACACAAATATCTTTAACTCAATATTAAAGGAGTTATCACTATTTTATGTTGATACCATTGATGCCGAGAAGATAATAACAAATGGTATAAACAGTATGCTATACTCGCTCGACCCATATACAACATATATCCCCAAGAAAGAGGAAGATGACCTTAAATTTATGACTACGGGCGAATATGCAGGAGTGGGAGCATTAATATCAAAACGCGACTCACTTATACAAATTACAAGCATATACGAAGGCAACCCTGCTCATAAAGATGGTATGAAGGTTGGCGACCGTATTCTCGAAATCAACGGAGAGTCAATGGTTGGAAAAAGCAACGACTTTGTTAGCGACCACCTAAGAGGCAAAGCAAACTCTCTTGCAGTTATAAAGGTAAAACGCCCAACAGTAGATAGCGTTGTAACCCTAAACGTAACCCGCAAAAAGATATATATCCCAGCGGTACCATACTACGGCGTAACCCAAAACGATATAGGTTACATCTACATATCATCGTTTAACACAAACACCGCATCAGAGGTTAAAGACGCACTACTTGATTTAAAGAAGAACCACAATATCTCATCACTTGTTTTAGACCTCAGAGGTAACCCGGGAGGACTTCTCAACGAAGCAATAGGAGTGATAAATCTTTTTGTTCCAAAAGGGAAAACCATATTAGAAACTCGCGGAAGGCTTAAAGAACTTGAGAACACATACAAAACATCACAAAAGCCAATTGATACCGAGATACCTATTGCTGTATTGATTAACGAAGAGAGTGCATCGGCCTCAGAGATTGTAGCAGGAGCAATGCAAGACCTTGATAGAGCCGTTATTGTAGGTAATCGTTCATTTGGTAAAGGATTGGTGCAAAGTACACGCTCTCTACCATACGAAGGAACACTGAAGATAACTACTGCAAAATACTACATTCCAAGTGGAAGATTAATACAAGCAATAGACTACTCAAACAAAAACGAGGATGGCACAACAACTCGTATCCCCGATTCACTTACAACCGAGTTTAAAACAGCGGCAGGGCGTATAGTTCGCGATGGAGGAGGAATAACACCCGATGTTACATACGAATACCCCAAACAGAGCAATATCCTATACTATCTTACAATAGATTACCATATGTTTGATTTTGCTACTCGCTATGTTGCTGAGCATCCCACAATTGCATCAGCAACAGAGTTTAAATTAACAGATGATGAGTATAATCAATTTAAAGAGGAGTTAAAAGCCAAAAACTTCACTTACGACCGAGAGAGCCTAAAACTATTGAACAAACTAAAAGAATTGGCAAAATTTGAGGGATACCTCGATGATGCCGAAGAGACAATCAATACCCTTGAAAAACTCCTTGAGCATAATATCGACAAAGATTTGGAGAACTTCAAAGAGGAGATAAAATCTGAATTGGAGATGGAGATAATAGAGCGATATTACTACAAAAAGGGATTAATGAGCAGAGGAGTAGAGGAGGACAAATGCATAGGCAAAGCAATTGAAATTCTTAAAAACCCAACTCAATATAAAGAGATACTATCACCACAAAAGAGATAGATATGGCACACCCATTAGAAAAATTCCAATATTGTCCGGCGTGTGGCTCAAACCACTTTGCCGAAAATGGTGCATACTCAAAAAAATGTGAAGATTGCGGATTTACATATTACGACAATCCCAAAGCGGCAACAGTTGCAATAATAGTAAACAGCAATAACGAGATATTGGTATGTCGCAGAGCCAAAGAACCTGCAAAAGGAACACTCGACCTACCGGGCGGATTTACCGATATTGGGGAGAGTGCCGAAGAGGGTGTAATTCGCGAAGTAAAAGAGGAGACAGGATTAGATGTATGCGAAGTAAAATTTCTCTTCTCCAAACCAAATATATACCCATTCTCGGGGATGATAGTAAACACAATGGATCTCTTCTTCTTATGCAAGGTCAAAACAACAGAGGGACTAATAGCCAATGATGATGTAGCAGAGACTCGCTTCATACCAATCAAAGAGCTTTCGCCCGAAGACTTTGGACTACGCTCAATAAGAGAAGCAATAGCTGATATTAAGTTGTTAGTTTTTAGTTGTTAGTTTTTAGTTGTTCCTTTATTTGCAAAATATGCAGCGGAATATTGCCAAGTTGCGATGCCACTTCGGAGTATGAACTATAAAAACTACCATATATCTTTGTAGTGCGAGATAAAATCCACATCTCCCTAACAGCATCCTTTATTCCCTGCAAACTATTTCTATTGCAATCGGTATCAACAGATAAAATTCTATCTCCAAAAATTTGCTTTAACTCACTCTTTGTTGCAGCGTCATCGGTAGCAACATAGAACTTTGTATCGCTACACTCATCAATCTCCTTACGCATAGCGTCACAAAAGAGAGAGAGAGGAGAGTTCTTTATCGACAATTCATTGTCTGTTCTGCGAATATGAACACCAATAGTATTCTCAGTAAAATTCTTTTCAACAAAATCATCTACCAAAGAGAGAATATCACTTTTGGGTATAAAATTTTTACTTATAGCGTCTGAATAATTGCCAAACTCATAACAACTCTCAATCAATACCCTACCACCATTTATGATAGTTTCGGCAAGAATACCTTTGTTACGTTGAGCAATAAAATCGGGAGAATAGATTGTAGTATCAAACATAAGTGGAGCAGTTATGAAAGGCAGCCAAAGAGTATGACGGCGAGGAGAACGATAAAGAAATCTATCAATAAAACCTGCCTCCATAACAGAAATCATATCATAACTTGGCGTCTCAAATAACTCTGAAAAGGGAGCGTTAAGTTCAAAATTGCTAAACCACACACTTTTCACAGGAATAGCATAGGGGCGGGCAAACTCAATTACGGCATTCAATGCCCTCATTCGGTTAGCCAATCCTCCGTACGGAGTAATAGTAATCTCTCTCCTTTTCACTTTTTATAAGTATTAAAATTCACTACAAAAGTATATCAAAAAATCTGTTTGTAAAAGAGGCATATTTTTATTAATTTCGCAACAAGCAAACAAGAGAGATAATGGCAGGGAAAATAGCAGAAACGCCACTAATGAAACAGTATATCGAGATGAAGGGTAAACACCCCGATGCTATACTGCTTTTTAGAGTGGGCGACTTTTATGAAACATTCTCGAACGATGCAATAGAGGCATCCGAGATATTAGGAATAACACTAACCCGACGAGCAAACGGAGCAGCACAATTTGTTGAGTTAGCAGGATTTCCACACCACGCATTAGACGTATATCTGCCAAAACTTGTAAGAGCAGGAAAACGAGTTGCCATCTGCGAACAACTCGAAGATCCCAAACTAACAAAAAAATTGGTAAAGAGAGGTATTACCGAGTTGGTAACACCGGGAGTATCAATTAACGACAATGTTCTAAACCACAAAGAGAATAACTTTGTGGCAGCACTATATTTTGAACGTCACTCATGCGGAGTATCACTGCTCGATATATCAACAGGAGAGTTCTTAACAGCAGAGGGAAGTTTTGACCATATCGATAAACTTCTAAACAGTTTTGCTCCAAAAGAGATATTAATTGAGCGTGGCAAACGCGATATGTTCACTTCAAAATTCGGATACAAATTTTTAATCTTTGAATTAGATGACTGGATATTTACAACCGATGCCGCAAGAGAACGCCTGCTAAAACATTTTGAAACAAAGAACCTAAAAGGATTTGGAGTTGAACATCTAAAATTAGGGGTAATAGCAGCAGGAGCAATTCTTCACTATTTAGATATAACACAACATACACAAATATCACATATAACTACCCTCACAAGAGTTGAAGAGGAACGCTACGTAAGACTTGATAAATTTACACTTCGTAGCCTTGAACTTCTCGCTCCAATGAACGAAGGAGGTAAATCGTTGTTAGATATAATAGACAAGACACTAACCCCAATGGGCAGTCGCATGATGCGCCGTTGGGTAACATTCCCGCTAAAAGATATAAATGCAATCAATCAACGATTAGATGTGGTAGATCATCTTTTCCGTTCACCAGAGGACAAAGAGGCACTTGAAGAGAAGATGTCGCTAATAGGCGATATGGAACGCCTAACCTCAAAAGTTGCCGTAGGAAGAGTAACCCCAAGAGAGATGATACAATTGCGAGTTGCACTCGCAGCAATAGAGCCAATAAAGGCAATATGCACAAATAGCCAAAACCCGGTTCTGGCACACTTTGCAAAGGAGCTGGAACTATGCGAGGAGATACGCAACCGTATTGAAAAAGAGATAATGCAAGATGCCCCCTCGCTAATAAACAAAGGCGGTATCATACGCGAAGGTGTAAACCAAGAGTTAGACGAACTTCGCAAGATGTCAGGCTCAGGCAAAGAGTATCTTCTACACATACAACAACGCGAAAGCGAAGCAACAGGTATTCCATCACTAAAGATAAGTTATAACAACGTATTCGGATACTACATAGAGGTACGCAACACCCACAAAGAGAAAGTACCCGAAGGGTGGATACGCAAACAAACCCTAACCAATGCCGAGCGTTACATAACCCAAGAGTTAAAAGAGTACGAAGAGAAGATATTAGGCGCAGAAGAGAAGATATTGGCAATAGAGAGCCGACTATTCAATGAGTTGGTACAAGCAACCACGCTACACATAAGTGCCATGCAACGCAACGCCACAATGTTAGCACAATTAGATTGCCTAATATCATTTGCCACAACAGCAAAAGAGAACAAATATATACGCCCAGTTCTTGATGACTCATTAACACTATACATTGAAGAGGGACGCCATCCGGTAATAGAGAAACAACTCCCCGTAGGAGAAGAGTATATCACAAACACTCTCAAACTCGACAATGAGAATGAGCAGATAATGATAATTACCGGTCCGAATATGGCAGGTAAATCGGCACTTCTCCGCCAAACAGCCCTTATAACCATAATGGCACAGATAGGTTGTTTTGTTCCTGCACAATCGGCACGCATTGGAATAGTAGATAAGGTATTTACCAGAGTTGGAGCATCAGATAATATATCACTCGGAGAATCAACCTTTATGGTTGAGATGAACGAGGCAGCATATATCCTCAACAATATATCCGAGAGAAGTCTTGTTCTATTTGATGAGTTAGGAAGAGGAACAAGTACCTACGATGGAATATCAATAGCATGGGCAATAGTTGAACATATACACGAAAACGAAAAGGCAAAGGCAAAAACCCTCTTTGCAACCCACTACCACGAGTTAAACGAAATGGAGAAGGAATTTTCGCGAATAGTCAATTACAATGTATCGGTAAAAGAGGTTGACAACAAAGTGGTATTCCTACGCAAATTGGTACGCGGTGGAAGCGAACACAGTTTTGGTATTCACGTTGCAAAGATGGCAGGAATGCCACGCAATATCGTTGGACGTGCTGATGAGATACTAAAAGAGTTAGAGAAGGGTAGCGAGAACAGAAACATAACAAAACCCATACCTGCGGCGGCAAAAGCAGGAGGAATGCAACTATCGCTATACCAATTAGATGATCCTGTACTATCAGATATACGCAAAGAGATATTAGGATTAGATATTAACAATCTTACACCCGTTGAGGCACTCAACAAACTAAATGATATAAAAAAAATACTATTAGGACGATAATACAATGTTACAACGCAAAGATTTTGAAATAATGGCTCCAGTAGGCTCATACGAGTCGCTAACAGCAGCAATACAAGGAGGAGCAGATTCGGTCTATTTTGGAGTAGAGGGATTGAATATGCGTTCACGTTCATCAAACAACTTCACACTTGATGACCTACGCAACATAGCAGAAATATGCAACCAAAACGGTATAAAAACTTATCTGACCGTAAACACCGTAATATATGACGGAGACCTTGAGTTGATGCGAAAAATCATCGACACAGTAAAAGAGTCGGGAGTAAGTGCAATAATAGCATCAGACGTAGCGGCAATGAGTTATGCCAACTCAATAGGCGTAGAGGTACACCTATCAACACAGCTCAATATATCAAATGCTGAGGCACTAAAATTCTATGCCCAATTTGCCGATGTAGTGGTATTGGCTCGAGAGTTAAACCTCGACCAAGTATCGGGAATCTACCGCAGAATACAAGACGAGAACATAGTTGGACCTAAAGGAGAGCAGGTACGAATAGAGATGTTTGCACACGGAGCCCTTTGTATGGCAGTATCAGGCAAATGCTACTTAAGTCTGCACGAAATGAATCACTCGGCAAACAGAGGCTCATGCCTACAAATATGCCGCAGAGGTTACACAGTAAAAGACAAAGAGAGCAACATTGAATTGGATATAGAGAATCAATATATAATGTCGCCCAAAGACCTTAAAACAATCCACTTCATGAACAAAATGATTGATTCGGGAGTAAGAGTATTTAAGATTGAAGGTCGTGCCAGAAGTGCCGAATATGTGCGTACAGTTGTAGAGTGCTATCGCGAAGCAGTTGAGAGTTACATTGACGGAACATTCAGCGAAGAGAAGATTGCAGGTTGGGACACCCGTTTAGCAACCGTATTCAACAGAGGATTCTGGAACGGATACTATCTTGGACAACGCTTGGGTGAGTGGTCATCAAGTTACGGAAGCGAAGCAACCGAGCGAAAAGAGTACATAGGAAAAGGAACAAAATACTTCTCAAATATAGGAGTAGCCGAGTTCTTGATGGAGAGTGGCGAGATTAACGAAGGAGATAAATTATTGATAACAGGCCCTACAACAGGAGCCATAACAATAGAGGCAAAAGATATGCGAGTAAACTTTAAACCTGCCACTAAGATTGTAAAAGGCGACCTCTTCTCAATAGCAGTAGGCACCAAAATACGCCCATCTGACAAACTATTCAAAATAGTACAAGTAGATAAGAAGTAGGTATTAAACTTCAAATAAAAAACAAAAGGCTACCCAACCGAAAGGTTGCGATAGCCTTTTTTTATGTGATAATATAATTATATACTAACCTTAACACCCACAGTAATACTACGAGGCAGAGCAGGGCCATAGATATAACCTGAATCTCTGTCAGGACCTTGATCAAAATCTTTCTGGTACGAGTTAAAGATATTCATTATAGCAGCATTTAACTGCAAAGTTGCACTACGCCATATCTTAAAATCGTATGCAACCTTAAAGTTTACATCAAAGAAAGGAGATGTACGCTCAGCCCTATCAATATCTGTTCCTGAGCCCTCGCAATGTTGTACCATCATCGCTCCCGTAGCAGTACCGCTTACCGATAGCGTAAGAGCAGGTATAGGATTATAAACTCCCATTATATAACCATAGGCATTTGGCGAACGAAACATCTTTCGCACAGGCGGAACATCAGGATTCTCGCTCCAATACTCCAACTGTTTATAACCACTATACTGAATAGTTGCCGAGCCTTGAATCTGAAAAATTGGAAGAATACCAATTTTACCCTCAATTGTTCCACCAGCAACTCTTGCACCAGAGCCATTATAACGCACCATAACGGTATTACCTTTTGCATCCTGCTCCTCAGTTTTAAGAAGAGCAAAAGCATCTTTTAAATCGGTGTAAAACAACTCCACCATCAAATTAGTACGCACTCTACCAAAGTTTTTATACATATCAGCAGAGAATGACAGACTATTAGAGCGCTCCTCTTTTAAATTAGGATCCAAAACCGTTACAACCCTATCACCACCAACAACAGCCACATGGAAATCCTCATCAAAAGCCTGAGGGGCTCTAAATCCTGAAGAGTAGGTCAAACGCAAATTAACATTGGCAATTGGATTGTATCGTAAATTAACACGTGGCGAGAATATAGGTTTATCAACCAAGTTATGTTTATCCATACGAACACCCACAAGAAAACCCCACTTATCATCTCTCCACTCGTTTTGAAGAAAAACGCTACCAATATTTACTTTCTGTTTTACATAGTGGTCATAGCCCGTAAAATTATCTATAAGTTTATTATAACTATACTCACCACCAACCATAAGTTCTGATGGGAGAAACCACAGTTTATCAAACTTGTAACTATATTGAGCACCAGTTACAGAAACAACGTCGCTGGTCTTACCATAAGCATTAGGATCTTGTTTTGCACCATAATAACTATCTCTTTTAGTTGTTTGAAATGAGGTATAAACACTCAATTTATGCCTGTTTTCATTGAAAAAGAGGTCGTAACTTAACTCACCCCCATTGATAGTGTGATCGGTCTGTTCAGCAATCATAGCCTCATGGGGCGGTAGATCAAAAGCATCACCACCACGGCGAAACTCATTTATACTATGGTATTGAAGATTTACCCTTCCAAAATCACCAGTTCGTATATAAGAACTTAAACCAATAGTTTTTCCGTTAATCTCTGGGATTTCACAAAATCCATCACCATCATAATCATAGTAGTCACGCTTACGACTCTGACCATAAATAGTTAAACCCATCTTATAATTATCATTTACAAGAGAAGCATTAAAAGTGGTATTATTATCAAGAGCATTAGATATGCCAATAGATGTAAGCGAATGAGAAACTTCGGCACTACTCTCAGTAGGCTCTTTTGTAATTATATTTATTGTACCACCTATGGCAGAAGAGCCAAACAGAGCAGAACCTCCTCCACGAATTACCTCAACACGCTCAATCATATTTGCAGGAATCTGTTCAAGTCCATAAACACCAGTAAGAGCAGAAAAAATAGGGCGAGAGTTCATAAGTATCTGCGAATAGTGACCATCAAGACCATTAATTCTGACCTGCATAAAACCACAATTCTGACAATTATCCTCAACTCTGATACCTGGTTGATAGTTTAGTCCACACGAGAGGGTAGGAGCAGATACCAAATCAAGCGTTTTGCTTGTAAGAATATTTACCATCGAAGAGGCATTCTGTCTTTTGAGTTCGCCCCTATTTGCTGAAACAACAATCTGCTCAAGTTCCTCATACATATCCTCAAGAGAAAAGTTAATCTCCTGAGTTTTATTAGCAATAATCTCAACACTTCTACTCTCACTCTTATATCCCATTCCGCTAACCTCAATCACATAATTGCCAACAGGAAGATTTCTAAAGAAGTAGTGACCTGTTCTATCGGTTTTGGTATAAAAACTTGTACCCTTTACCTCCACTATAATATAAGGCAGATGTTCCTTTGTTGACAAACTTAAAACGTGGCCCGATATATTAGCATCAGTAGGTGTCTCTGTTACGTAACTAATAGTCTCCTCAGCAAAAACAGCAAAAGGAACTATTAGAATAAATAGAATCAAATAGTAAAATCTTTTCATATCATTATCTAAAAAAGTTTATCACGTTAAGTTAATTTTCCGATGCAAAATTAACGGGAGGAGAAGAGTATTGAAATACCCAGAATTTGGTAAATTATAGTGAGGATAAAGCAACTTGGGTACTCAAAGAATGTTATAAATATGAAAAATATCTACTCTATAATAAACCATTTGCTAAAAAAATACTCACATTGATGTAAAATATGTTTTATAAATACAAAAGAGACTATATAAGTTAAATATTTACTATTTTTACTATAAAGAATTATAAAACTTTAAAGCAAGTTTTATATTTTGCTTGTTTGTATGTATTTTTGCAACATAAACTAAAAGAATAAAATGAGATACCTTAAAATAAACCTCGCACTACTATTTTTAATTCTTATAACACTCCCTTTAGTTGCTAATGCTCAAGAGAGAAAAACACCCTTTACTGTATCACATTCACTCCTTAATATGTATAAGAGCGAAAACTATTTGGGAGTAAACCACAAACTTAGTAGTGCTTTTAACGAAACAACCATTGACACATACCCAACAACTGCGGTAGAGAGAGAGTTTCTTAAGATAGAGAGTGCATATCGCTCAGGGGACAAAGATATTATAAGTAAAATATTCGAATTCAAAAACCGCAATACCGATCCCCGATACACTCAAAAACTTGATTTAATGTTAGCAACCTCATACGTTGCAGAGGGCAACTTTGAAGAGGCTGAAAAATATTTCAACAGAGTTGATTGCAATAGACTATTGGCAGAAGACAAAGAGGAGTATATCATAAATAGAAGCATATTACTATTTAGTAAAGGGGAGTATGAAAAAGCAGAAGAGGAGCTATTTCAGATAGTAACAAAGAGAGCTTCAAACAGTATCCCGGCAATATTCTATTTAGCATGTTCAAACTATGCACAAGATGAGTATATAACAGCCGAAGTAGGATTCTTAGAGTGCATTAACGATAAGACCTTTGGAGGTAATGCAAAATATTATTTAACCAACATATATTTTGCCACAGAACGCTATCATGAGGCTCTAAAATTGGGCAGTGAACTATTAGATAACAATAGTTGTTCTGAGGAGTATGTTATGCCATTAAATAAGATTTGTGGAGAGAGTGCCTTTTTAACTGGCAACAACTATATTGCTATAAAATATCTTCAAGAATATACACAAAGCAATAGTGATGACTACAACTCTTTGTATCACTTAGGAGTGGCATACTACAATACAAAACAATATAGCAATGCAGTTAAAACATTAATTGAAGTAACAGCAACTAAGAACATCTTCTCTCAAAGTGCATACCTATATTTAGGACACTCATATTTGCAACTAAACGATAAAAACGGAGCAATGTTTGCATACGAAAAAGCAATGACCGAGAATGAGAACATTGAGGCAAAAGAGAGTGCAATGTATAACTACTGCATAATAATTGAAGAGAACAATATACTACCATTCAACAAAAAAGTTGAGGTTTATGAAAACTATATAAACCAATTCCCCAATAGCAATAACTCAGCAGCAATAAACCAAATATTGGCTGTAAGTTATCTGACAACAAAAAATTATAAAGCGACACTATCATCGGTTAATAAGGTAAAGAATCCGGGAAAAGAGTTACTCGCAGCAAAACAGATAATACTCTATAATTTGGGAACACAAGAGTATGAGAAAAAAGAGTACTCAAAAGCAAAAAAATATTTTGATCAAAGTATAAAAGTTGGTAACTACAAAACTGACATAATAGCAAAAGCATATCTTTGGAGAGGAGAGATAAACTATCTGTTTAAAGATTACGCACAAGCAACAAACGACATCAAGAAACATATTTCGCTATTAAAACAACCCGATATGAATTCATACTACTCACTCGGGTATGCACTATTTATGCAAAAGAGATATAGCGAGGCTGAGAAACAATTCAGCAACCACATTACAAAAAACAAAAAGAATAAATCAACCAAAGCCGACGCATATAACCGTAAAGGCGACTGCTTATATATGATGCGAAATTATGCTAATGCTCGTAAAGCATATAATGAGGCAGAGAAAACAGATAACCAAATGGCAGACTACTCAATATATATGCAGGGCATAATATATGGAGTTGAGAAACAACACTCTCAAAAAGTTGAGACCATGAACAGAGTTATCACACAATATCCACAATCGGTATATGCCCCCAAAGCATTAGTTGAAAAGGGAAATGCCCATCTTGCCCTCACTCAAAACGATAATGCCCTCTTAACATTTGCAAATGTTTATGATAAATATCCCAAGAGCGAGGAGGCACGTCAAGCACTACTACAATCGGCTCTGGTATATATGAACATCGGCGACAACGACAAAGCAATATCGGCATATAAAACACTTATAGAGGAGTACTCTGGTAGCAACGAAGCTAAAGTTGCTATGGAAGATTTAAAGAACTACCATATACAACAAGGCGATATAGAGCCATACGCTGAATATATAAAGAGAATAAAAGGAGAAGAGGTATATAGCAACATACAAATGGACTCTCTCACTTACTATGCTGCCGAGAATGCCTTTTTGCAATCACCCTCTGAAAAGAGTGTAAATCAGTTAAAGAATTACATAAGCAAATACCCATC harbors:
- a CDS encoding acyltransferase, which encodes MKIFKLIFNVNWIKSIFFNFRYLKLSQAIKLPILIFNNTLLYKVKGKIIINAPIETGLVKIGPHNVGTKDVKSARTIWECYGNLVINGKTTIGSGSSISIGKNAILTFGKDFSITGNSSIICQKEITFGDNCLLSWDIQILDSDFHKIYNIEGKHINKPKPIVIGNKCWIGARCTILKGVNINDNTIIAANSTITKSFEEKNIIIGNNNDTRIIKKRIRWEI
- a CDS encoding S41 family peptidase, producing the protein MKQIFKHLTIIAITLIFSYSAYSQKQNFELIKNTNIFNSILKELSLFYVDTIDAEKIITNGINSMLYSLDPYTTYIPKKEEDDLKFMTTGEYAGVGALISKRDSLIQITSIYEGNPAHKDGMKVGDRILEINGESMVGKSNDFVSDHLRGKANSLAVIKVKRPTVDSVVTLNVTRKKIYIPAVPYYGVTQNDIGYIYISSFNTNTASEVKDALLDLKKNHNISSLVLDLRGNPGGLLNEAIGVINLFVPKGKTILETRGRLKELENTYKTSQKPIDTEIPIAVLINEESASASEIVAGAMQDLDRAVIVGNRSFGKGLVQSTRSLPYEGTLKITTAKYYIPSGRLIQAIDYSNKNEDGTTTRIPDSLTTEFKTAAGRIVRDGGGITPDVTYEYPKQSNILYYLTIDYHMFDFATRYVAEHPTIASATEFKLTDDEYNQFKEELKAKNFTYDRESLKLLNKLKELAKFEGYLDDAEETINTLEKLLEHNIDKDLENFKEEIKSELEMEIIERYYYKKGLMSRGVEEDKCIGKAIEILKNPTQYKEILSPQKR
- a CDS encoding NUDIX domain-containing protein, which codes for MAHPLEKFQYCPACGSNHFAENGAYSKKCEDCGFTYYDNPKAATVAIIVNSNNEILVCRRAKEPAKGTLDLPGGFTDIGESAEEGVIREVKEETGLDVCEVKFLFSKPNIYPFSGMIVNTMDLFFLCKVKTTEGLIANDDVAETRFIPIKELSPEDFGLRSIREAIADIKLLVFSC
- the mutS gene encoding DNA mismatch repair protein MutS → MAGKIAETPLMKQYIEMKGKHPDAILLFRVGDFYETFSNDAIEASEILGITLTRRANGAAQFVELAGFPHHALDVYLPKLVRAGKRVAICEQLEDPKLTKKLVKRGITELVTPGVSINDNVLNHKENNFVAALYFERHSCGVSLLDISTGEFLTAEGSFDHIDKLLNSFAPKEILIERGKRDMFTSKFGYKFLIFELDDWIFTTDAARERLLKHFETKNLKGFGVEHLKLGVIAAGAILHYLDITQHTQISHITTLTRVEEERYVRLDKFTLRSLELLAPMNEGGKSLLDIIDKTLTPMGSRMMRRWVTFPLKDINAINQRLDVVDHLFRSPEDKEALEEKMSLIGDMERLTSKVAVGRVTPREMIQLRVALAAIEPIKAICTNSQNPVLAHFAKELELCEEIRNRIEKEIMQDAPSLINKGGIIREGVNQELDELRKMSGSGKEYLLHIQQRESEATGIPSLKISYNNVFGYYIEVRNTHKEKVPEGWIRKQTLTNAERYITQELKEYEEKILGAEEKILAIESRLFNELVQATTLHISAMQRNATMLAQLDCLISFATTAKENKYIRPVLDDSLTLYIEEGRHPVIEKQLPVGEEYITNTLKLDNENEQIMIITGPNMAGKSALLRQTALITIMAQIGCFVPAQSARIGIVDKVFTRVGASDNISLGESTFMVEMNEAAYILNNISERSLVLFDELGRGTSTYDGISIAWAIVEHIHENEKAKAKTLFATHYHELNEMEKEFSRIVNYNVSVKEVDNKVVFLRKLVRGGSEHSFGIHVAKMAGMPRNIVGRADEILKELEKGSENRNITKPIPAAAKAGGMQLSLYQLDDPVLSDIRKEILGLDINNLTPVEALNKLNDIKKILLGR
- a CDS encoding U32 family peptidase; this encodes MLQRKDFEIMAPVGSYESLTAAIQGGADSVYFGVEGLNMRSRSSNNFTLDDLRNIAEICNQNGIKTYLTVNTVIYDGDLELMRKIIDTVKESGVSAIIASDVAAMSYANSIGVEVHLSTQLNISNAEALKFYAQFADVVVLARELNLDQVSGIYRRIQDENIVGPKGEQVRIEMFAHGALCMAVSGKCYLSLHEMNHSANRGSCLQICRRGYTVKDKESNIELDIENQYIMSPKDLKTIHFMNKMIDSGVRVFKIEGRARSAEYVRTVVECYREAVESYIDGTFSEEKIAGWDTRLATVFNRGFWNGYYLGQRLGEWSSSYGSEATERKEYIGKGTKYFSNIGVAEFLMESGEINEGDKLLITGPTTGAITIEAKDMRVNFKPATKIVKGDLFSIAVGTKIRPSDKLFKIVQVDKK